In Juglans regia cultivar Chandler chromosome 13, Walnut 2.0, whole genome shotgun sequence, the following proteins share a genomic window:
- the LOC108979105 gene encoding uncharacterized protein LOC108979105, with the protein MDSLGGASTWRKPRNKNFDHRTGQHKCTQIQTNFENDTARANFSNMASSWCKISPIIPIFVCFLLVSSSVCPVHSSEQRENRAANQTFRPEDESQKLKIIRSRLRKINKPAVKTIQSPDGDHIDCVASHLQPAFDHPLLKGQKPLDPPERPNGHNPTGVVEENFQLWSMSGESCPEGTIPVRRTTEQDMLRANSVRRFGRKRRSRHVRRDSSSNGHEHAVGYVSGDQYYGAKASINVWAPRVANQNEFSLSQMWVISGSFGDDLNTIEAGWQVSPELYGDNYPRFFTYWTTDAYQATGCYNLLCSGFVQTNSRIAIGAAISPTSSYKGGQFDISLLVWKDPKHGNWWLEFGSGILVGYWPSFLFTHLRDHASMVQFGGEVVNSRPSGFHTSTQMGSGHFAGEGFGKASYFRNLQVVDWDNSLVPLSNLRVLADHPNCYDIQGGINNVWGNYFYYGGPGRNVRCP; encoded by the exons ATGGATTCACTGGGAGGTGCGTCTACATGGAGAAAACCTAGGAATAAAAATTTTGACCACAGAACAGGACAACACAAATGTAcacaaatacaaacaaattttgaaaacgATACAGCACGAGCGAATTTCTCAAACATGGCATCTAGCTGGTGTAAGATCTCCCCAATCATTCCcatttttgtgtgttttcttcttgtttcttcTTCGGTTTGTCCGGTCCATTCGTCGGAACAGAGGGAAAACCGAGCAGCCAACCAGACTTTCCGGCCGGAGGATGAGTCACAAAAGCTCAAAATAATAAGATCCCGTCTCAGAAAGATCAACAAGCCTGCTGTCAAGACAATTCAG AGTCCTGATGGTGATCACATAGATTGCGTTGCCTCTCATCTGCAACCAGCTTTTGATCATCCTCTGCTTAAAGGGCAAAAACCACTG GATCCACCGGAGAGACCAAACGGCCATAACCCGACAGGCGTGGTGGAAGAAAATTTTCAGTTATGGAGTATGTCTGGCGAATCATGTCCTGAAGGAACAATTCCAGTAAGAAGAACGACAGAACAAGATATGTTAAGAGCAAACTCTGTCCGAAGATTTGGAAGGAAACGGAGATCAAGACATGTTAGAAGAGACTCCAGCAGCAATGGCCATGAG CATGCAGTTGGGTATGTGAGTGGAGATCAGTACTATGGAGCAAAAGCAAGTATAAACGTGTGGGCACCCCGCGTGGCTAATCAAAATGAATTCAGCTTGTCTCAAATGTGGGTCATATCAGGTTCTTTTGGCGATGACCTTAACACCATTGAAGCCGGTTGGCAG GTTAGCCCAGAGCTGTACGGGGACAACTATCCCCGATTCTTTACGTACTGGACT aCGGACGCGTATCAAGCAACCGGGTGTTACAATTTGTTATGCTCAGGCTTCGTTCAGACTAACAGTAGAATTGCGATTGGAGCTGCAATCTCCCCAACATCTTCGTATAAAGGTGGACAGTTCGATATTAGCTTATTGGTTTGGAAG GATCCGAAGCATGGAAATTGGTGGCTAGAATTCGGGTCAGGAATTCTAGTTGGATACTGGCCATCTTTCCTGTTTACCCACCTTCGAGATCATGCAAGTATGGTGCAATTTGGAGGAGAAGTTGTTAATTCAAGGCCATCTGGTTTTCACACATCGACACAAATGGGTAGCGGTCATTTTGCTGGAGAAGGGTTTGGAAAAGCATCTTATTTTCGAAATTTACAAGTCGTTGATTGGGATAACAGCTTGGTTCCATTATCAAACCTAAGAGTTCTAGCCGATCATCCCAATTGCTATGACATTCAAGGGGGAATAAACAATGTTTGGGGGAATTATTTTTACTACGGTGGACCTGGAAGAAATGTGAGGTGTCCCTAA